A single window of Colletes latitarsis isolate SP2378_abdomen chromosome 4, iyColLati1, whole genome shotgun sequence DNA harbors:
- the Mrpl13 gene encoding mitochondrial ribosomal protein L13: MSLLRRAQQWATFTRMWHIYDAKWQDPYKSAPLIKHYLMGLYKPIYHPLNDCGDHVIVINSKEIALAGDEWQKRVYFHHTGYHGGQSWTLAWELHSIDPTMIVKKAVYSSMDGNLQRRYTMQRLHIFPDENIPEEMLENVTNQIRHLRPVPVRLDHIPEIEKDNFPRLLHYPIDHVLK; the protein is encoded by the exons ATGTCTCTTCTTCGTAGAGCACAG caaTGGGCTACATTTACACGCATGTGGCATATTTATGACGCAAAATGGCAAGATCCTTATAAAAGTGCACCTTTGATAAAACATTACCTCATGGGTTTATATAAACCCATATATCATCCACTGA ATGATTGCGGTGACCATGTTATAGTAATAAATAGCAAAGAAATTGCATTAGCTGGGGATGAATGGCAAAAACGTGTATATTTTCATCATACTGGCTACCACGGAGGTCAAAGTTGGACACTTGCTTGGGAATTACATAGCATAGATCCAACAATG ATCGTGAAGAAAGCAGTTTATTCGTCAATGGATGGAAATTTACAACGGCGTTATACTATGCAAAGATTGCACATTTTTCCTGATGAAAATATACCCGAAGAAATGTTAGAAAACGTTACTAACCAAATCAGGCATTTACGACCTGTTCCAGTCAGATTGGATCATATTCCAGAAATAGAAAAAGATAACTTCCCGCGTCTACTACACTATCCAATCGATCACGTGCTGAAATAA
- the Mrpl52 gene encoding mitochondrial ribosomal protein L52, which translates to MSLTRILMMLRASRCTNLATTVGEFHTSSITYLNQVWRKKKGLLANPNVRGPLTDLPDYSFKDNRPVPYGSNQLIRIKRHQEYARRVIQLVGEIDHAVEKHARLEREENERKQKILESKLKQKGQLLVDSE; encoded by the exons ATGTCGTTAACTAGGATATTGATGATGTTGCGTGCTTCTCGTTGTACAa ATTTGGCTACTACAGTTGGTGAATTTCATACATCTTCTATAACATATTTAAATCAAGTTTGGAGGAAAAA GAAGGGATTATTGGCCAATCCTAATGTTCGTGGTCCATTGACTGATTTACCAGATTATTCATTCAAAGATAATAGACCTGTACCATATGGCTCAAACCAATTAATACGTATTAAAAGGCACCAAGAATATGCG AGGAGAGTCATACAACTAGTTGGTGAAATTGATCATGCGGTAGAAAAACATGCTAGATTAGAAAGAGaggaaaatgaaagaaaacaaaaGATTCTAGAAAGTAAATTGAAACAAAAAGGACAATTATTAGTAGATAGTGAATAA
- the LOC143340975 gene encoding ankyrin repeat domain-containing protein 54: protein MTSVDSGVETGNDSNDSSIVQYENLSSNQIDNVSSTVATTNSTQKKVHENESGSMYHRKMKSFCASFRSRHYVTCTNIRDPFLEHKMRLAAATNNTSMMRRLLCSGVSPNNHDEKGRTALHVVSCRGYTEMAKLLLEYGADPNQHDYLGNTPLHFAAVACQISMVTLLVKAGADILTHGYSPLQLAQTELKLLQHCKEEDMLRVKEEIHNIVNMLLAYLQKQKDAHEKVECLSSFYSRLSLSNTSDQVQDDVKDLLANLDALSIKS, encoded by the exons ATGACGTCCGTGGACTCCGGCGTTGAAACGGGTAACGATTCAAACGATAGTTCGATCGTTCAGTATGAAAATCTATCGTCAAACCAAATTGACAATGTCAGTTCGACTGTTGCGACTACAAACAGCACCCAGAAAAAAGTACACGAAAACGAATCAG GATCTATGTACCACAGAAAAATGAAATCATTTTGTGCATCGTTCAGAAGTCGTCATTATGTCACTTGCACTAATATCAGAGATCCTTTCCTAGAGCATAAAATGCGACTAGCAGCAGCCACAAATAATACTAGTATGATGAGAAGGCTTTTATGTAGTGGTGTATCACCTAACAATCACGATGAAAAAGGAAGAACTGCTCTACACGTTGTTTCCTGCAG gggTTACACAGAAATGGCTAAGTTATTATTAGAATATGGTGCAGATCCCAATCAGCACGATTACTTAGGCAATACTCCATTACACTTTGCAGCTGTAGCGTGTCAAATATCGATGGTTACATTGCTTGTAAAAGCAGGGGCGGATATATTAACCCATGGCTATAGTCCATTACAATTAGCGCAAacggaattaaaattattacaacATTGTAAGGAGGAGGATATGCTTAGGGTCAAAGAAGAAATCCATAACATAGTTAATATGTTATTAGCGTATTTGCAAAAGCAGAAAGATGCCCACGAAAAAGTAGAATGCCTGAGTAGTTTTTATTCGCGTTTATCCCTGTCTAACACATCTGATCAGGTCCAGGATGATGTCAAAGATTTGCTCGCCAATTTAGATGCCCTTAGTATAAAGAGTTAA